A stretch of Hippoglossus hippoglossus isolate fHipHip1 chromosome 20, fHipHip1.pri, whole genome shotgun sequence DNA encodes these proteins:
- the myca gene encoding transcriptional regulator Myc-A isoform X1 translates to MPLNSSLASKNYDLDYDSLQPYFYYDNEEEAFYPQQLQPPAPSEDIWKKFELLPTPPLSPSRRPSLSSLFPSTADQLEMVTEFLGDDAVNQSIICDADYSQTFLKSIIIQDCMWSGFSAAAKLEKVVSERLASLHAARKESAAGDGAEPAGDAAAAWRLNSSYLQDLNTAATECIDPSVVFPYPIAETPKQSAGTPPSKDLGLDTPPNSGSSSSSSCSESEDEDGDEDDDDDEEEEEDQEEEEEIDVVTVEKRQAVKRCDPSPLETRHPSPLVLKRCHVSTHQHNYAAHPSMRQEQPAVKRLKLESSSNSNSSSSGSSGGGGGSGGHSRVLKQISSNRKCLSPRTSDTEDYDKRRTHNVLERQRRNELKLSFFALRDEIPEVANNEKAAKVVILKKATECIYSMQTDEQRLLTLKEQLRRKSELLKQRLAQMQGSRA, encoded by the exons ATGCCGCTGAATTCAAGTTTAGCGAGTAAAAACTATGACTTGGACTACGACTCCCTGCAGCCGTATTTCTACTATGACAACGAGGAGGAGGCTTTCTACCCGCAGCAGCTTCAGCCTCCGGCACCGAGCGAAGACATCTGGAAGAAATTTGAACTGCTGCCGACCCCTCCCCTGTCCCCGAGCCGCCGACCGTCCCTTTCCAGCCTCTTCCCCTCCACGGCGGATCAGCTGGAGATGGTGACCGAGTTCCTGGGCGACGACGCGGTGAACCAGAGCATCATCTGCGACGCCGACTACTCGCAGACCTTCCTCAAGTCCATCATCATCCAGGACTGCATGTGGAGCGGCTTCTCCGCCGCGGCCAAGCTGGAGAAGGTGGTGTCCGAGCGGCTCGCCTCCCTGCACGCCGCGCGGAAGGAGTCGGCGGCGGGCGATGGCGCGGAGCCCGCCGGCGATGCAGCCGCTGCGTGGAGGCTCAACAGCAGCTACCTGCAGGACCTGAACACGGCGGCCACGGAGTGCATCGATCCCTCCGTGGTTTTCCCGTATCCGATAGCAGAGACGCCCAAGCAGAGCGCAGGGACGCCGCCTAGTAAGGACCTGGGGCTGGACACGCCGCCcaacagcggcagcagcagcagcagcagttgtagtGAATCAG AGGATGAGGATGGAGACgaggatgacgatgatgatgaggaggaggaggaggaccaggaggaagaggaggagatcgACGTGGTCACAGTGGAGAAGAGGCAGGCGGTGAAACGGTGCGACCCCAGTCCGCTGGAGACAAGGCACCCCAGCCCGCTCGTGCTGAAGAGGTGCCACGTCTCCACCCACCAGCATAATTATGCCGCCCATCCATCCATGAGGCAGGAGCAGCCGGCTGTCAAGAGGCTGAagctggagagcagcagcaacagcaacagcagcagcagcggcagcagtggaggaggtggaggcagcGGCGGCCACAGCAGGGTCCTCAAACAGATCAGCAGCAACCGCAAGTGTCTGAGCCCCCGGACGTCAGACACCGAGGACTATGACAAGAGAAGGACTCATAACGTACTGGAGCGCCAGAGGAGGAACGAGCTCAAGTTGAGCTTTTTCGCGCTGCGGGACGAGATCCCAGAAGTGGCCAACAACGAGAAGGCGGCCAAGGTGGTGATCCTGAAGAAGGCGACAGAGTGTATCTACAGCATGCAGACAGACGAACAGAGACTCCTCACACTCAAAGAGCAGCTGCGGAGGAAAAGTGAACTTTTAAAGCAGAGACTGGCACAGATGCAGGGCTCCCGTGCTTGA
- the myca gene encoding transcriptional regulator Myc-A isoform X2: MPLNSSLASKNYDLDYDSLQPYFYYDNEDDAVNQSIICDADYSQTFLKSIIIQDCMWSGFSAAAKLEKVVSERLASLHAARKESAAGDGAEPAGDAAAAWRLNSSYLQDLNTAATECIDPSVVFPYPIAETPKQSAGTPPSKDLGLDTPPNSGSSSSSSCSESEDEDGDEDDDDDEEEEEDQEEEEEIDVVTVEKRQAVKRCDPSPLETRHPSPLVLKRCHVSTHQHNYAAHPSMRQEQPAVKRLKLESSSNSNSSSSGSSGGGGGSGGHSRVLKQISSNRKCLSPRTSDTEDYDKRRTHNVLERQRRNELKLSFFALRDEIPEVANNEKAAKVVILKKATECIYSMQTDEQRLLTLKEQLRRKSELLKQRLAQMQGSRA, translated from the exons ATGCCGCTGAATTCAAGTTTAGCGAGTAAAAACTATGACTTGGACTACGACTCCCTGCAGCCGTATTTCTACTATGACAACGAG GACGACGCGGTGAACCAGAGCATCATCTGCGACGCCGACTACTCGCAGACCTTCCTCAAGTCCATCATCATCCAGGACTGCATGTGGAGCGGCTTCTCCGCCGCGGCCAAGCTGGAGAAGGTGGTGTCCGAGCGGCTCGCCTCCCTGCACGCCGCGCGGAAGGAGTCGGCGGCGGGCGATGGCGCGGAGCCCGCCGGCGATGCAGCCGCTGCGTGGAGGCTCAACAGCAGCTACCTGCAGGACCTGAACACGGCGGCCACGGAGTGCATCGATCCCTCCGTGGTTTTCCCGTATCCGATAGCAGAGACGCCCAAGCAGAGCGCAGGGACGCCGCCTAGTAAGGACCTGGGGCTGGACACGCCGCCcaacagcggcagcagcagcagcagcagttgtagtGAATCAG AGGATGAGGATGGAGACgaggatgacgatgatgatgaggaggaggaggaggaccaggaggaagaggaggagatcgACGTGGTCACAGTGGAGAAGAGGCAGGCGGTGAAACGGTGCGACCCCAGTCCGCTGGAGACAAGGCACCCCAGCCCGCTCGTGCTGAAGAGGTGCCACGTCTCCACCCACCAGCATAATTATGCCGCCCATCCATCCATGAGGCAGGAGCAGCCGGCTGTCAAGAGGCTGAagctggagagcagcagcaacagcaacagcagcagcagcggcagcagtggaggaggtggaggcagcGGCGGCCACAGCAGGGTCCTCAAACAGATCAGCAGCAACCGCAAGTGTCTGAGCCCCCGGACGTCAGACACCGAGGACTATGACAAGAGAAGGACTCATAACGTACTGGAGCGCCAGAGGAGGAACGAGCTCAAGTTGAGCTTTTTCGCGCTGCGGGACGAGATCCCAGAAGTGGCCAACAACGAGAAGGCGGCCAAGGTGGTGATCCTGAAGAAGGCGACAGAGTGTATCTACAGCATGCAGACAGACGAACAGAGACTCCTCACACTCAAAGAGCAGCTGCGGAGGAAAAGTGAACTTTTAAAGCAGAGACTGGCACAGATGCAGGGCTCCCGTGCTTGA
- the myca gene encoding transcriptional regulator Myc-A isoform X3, whose amino-acid sequence MPLNSSLASKNYDLDYDSLQPYFYYDNEEEAFYPQQLQPPAPSEDIWKKFELLPTPPLSPSRRPSLSSLFPSTADQLEMVTEFLGDDAVNQSIICDADYSQTFLKSIIIQDCMWSGFSAAAKLEKVVSERLASLHAARKDLGLDTPPNSGSSSSSSCSESEDEDGDEDDDDDEEEEEDQEEEEEIDVVTVEKRQAVKRCDPSPLETRHPSPLVLKRCHVSTHQHNYAAHPSMRQEQPAVKRLKLESSSNSNSSSSGSSGGGGGSGGHSRVLKQISSNRKCLSPRTSDTEDYDKRRTHNVLERQRRNELKLSFFALRDEIPEVANNEKAAKVVILKKATECIYSMQTDEQRLLTLKEQLRRKSELLKQRLAQMQGSRA is encoded by the exons ATGCCGCTGAATTCAAGTTTAGCGAGTAAAAACTATGACTTGGACTACGACTCCCTGCAGCCGTATTTCTACTATGACAACGAGGAGGAGGCTTTCTACCCGCAGCAGCTTCAGCCTCCGGCACCGAGCGAAGACATCTGGAAGAAATTTGAACTGCTGCCGACCCCTCCCCTGTCCCCGAGCCGCCGACCGTCCCTTTCCAGCCTCTTCCCCTCCACGGCGGATCAGCTGGAGATGGTGACCGAGTTCCTGGGCGACGACGCGGTGAACCAGAGCATCATCTGCGACGCCGACTACTCGCAGACCTTCCTCAAGTCCATCATCATCCAGGACTGCATGTGGAGCGGCTTCTCCGCCGCGGCCAAGCTGGAGAAGGTGGTGTCCGAGCGGCTCGCCTCCCTGCACGCCGCGCG TAAGGACCTGGGGCTGGACACGCCGCCcaacagcggcagcagcagcagcagcagttgtagtGAATCAG AGGATGAGGATGGAGACgaggatgacgatgatgatgaggaggaggaggaggaccaggaggaagaggaggagatcgACGTGGTCACAGTGGAGAAGAGGCAGGCGGTGAAACGGTGCGACCCCAGTCCGCTGGAGACAAGGCACCCCAGCCCGCTCGTGCTGAAGAGGTGCCACGTCTCCACCCACCAGCATAATTATGCCGCCCATCCATCCATGAGGCAGGAGCAGCCGGCTGTCAAGAGGCTGAagctggagagcagcagcaacagcaacagcagcagcagcggcagcagtggaggaggtggaggcagcGGCGGCCACAGCAGGGTCCTCAAACAGATCAGCAGCAACCGCAAGTGTCTGAGCCCCCGGACGTCAGACACCGAGGACTATGACAAGAGAAGGACTCATAACGTACTGGAGCGCCAGAGGAGGAACGAGCTCAAGTTGAGCTTTTTCGCGCTGCGGGACGAGATCCCAGAAGTGGCCAACAACGAGAAGGCGGCCAAGGTGGTGATCCTGAAGAAGGCGACAGAGTGTATCTACAGCATGCAGACAGACGAACAGAGACTCCTCACACTCAAAGAGCAGCTGCGGAGGAAAAGTGAACTTTTAAAGCAGAGACTGGCACAGATGCAGGGCTCCCGTGCTTGA